The following proteins are encoded in a genomic region of Arachis ipaensis cultivar K30076 chromosome B02, Araip1.1, whole genome shotgun sequence:
- the LOC107627029 gene encoding ATP-dependent DNA helicase PIF1-like, which produces MSIESLNALNYSGIPQHRLVLKIGVPVMLLRNIDQSNGLCNGTRMQVRRLGDHVIECVILAGRNTCEVVFIPRMNMAPNNETLPIRFTRRQFSVALCFAMTINKSQGQIMSTVGMYLPRPVFTHGQLYVALSRVSMHSGLKILSVGSNGTVSNHTINIVYREVFTGLLPSILP; this is translated from the coding sequence ATGAGCATAGAGTCGTTGAATGCGTTGAATTATTCTGGAATTCCCCAACACAGGTTAGTTCTTAAAATTGGTGTTCCTGTGATGCTTCTTCGCAATATTGACCAATCCAATGGACTATGCAACGGTACGCGAATGCAAGTTAGACGTCTCGGCGACCATGTCATTGAGTGCGTCATATTAGCAGGTCGTAATACTTGTGAGGTTGTCTTTATTCCCAGAATGAACATGGCCCCTAATAATGAGACATTACCGATTAGATTTACTCGACGACAATTTTCGGTTGCGCTTTGCTTTGCGATGACCATAAACAAGTCCCAAGGACAAATAATGTCAACTGTTGGCATGTATCTTCCAAGACCTGTTTTCACTCATGGTCAGCTTTATGTTGCACTCTCTCGGGTCAGCATGCATTCTGGACTGAAGATATTATCTGTTGGCTCTAACGGCACAGTCTCAAATCATACTATTAATATTGTCTATAGAGAGGTTTTTACCGGCTTACTACCTTCCATTCTACCTTGA